The genomic window AATAAGCTGGAAAAGCGACTTGTGATTGGGAGTGCTATTTTTGGGGTAGGTTGGGCATTGGGCGGCTATTGTCCAGGGCCAGCGGTTTCATCCATGTCTGGTTTGGGTGTGGAACCACTTCTGTTTACGGGTGCAATGCTAGCGGGCATGTTTGTCTACGACATAATCTTGCGAAAATCCCCTCAGCAAGATTGAACGATTGGGAAGTCTAAGATGAGTTATATCTTTTTGGCGGTTGCGGTCTTGGCTGAGGTCATTGCCACTTCGGCTTTGAAGGCCTCCGAAGAATTCACGAAACTGTGGCCAAGTTTGATAGTCATTGTTGGATACAGTGTGGCTTTTTATCTCCTGTCCCTTTGTTTAAAGACCATACCCTTAGGAGTGATGTACGCCATATGGTCCGGTTTAGGAGTCTTCCTGGTTACGCTTGTTGGTTGGTTCTACTACAAGGAAACACTCGATCTGCCGGCCATTGTTGGCATAACGCTCATTCTTTCTGGCGTTTTTGTGATTCGGATCTTTTCAAGCGCAGGCAGCAGCGCAGGCTGATTTATCGCCCTCGTACCGCGCTCTCATACCTCTTTGAGGGGCGTTACCACCCGTTACACCGTTTTGGGCTCTGAGTGGATGACACGCATTGTCATGGCTTGGGTATTCCCGTACCTTGTGACAGGTGAAACACGTTTCACTGTGCAGATAAACATCTTGCTTGATTGCTAAATTGTGGGAAGCAGCAAGCCAGAGACCAGGGGAAATCAATGGCTATAGTCACCGCAG from Deltaproteobacteria bacterium includes these protein-coding regions:
- a CDS encoding multidrug efflux SMR transporter — translated: MSYIFLAVAVLAEVIATSALKASEEFTKLWPSLIVIVGYSVAFYLLSLCLKTIPLGVMYAIWSGLGVFLVTLVGWFYYKETLDLPAIVGITLILSGVFVIRIFSSAGSSAG